One genomic segment of Candidatus Thermodiscus eudorianus includes these proteins:
- a CDS encoding SRPBCC family protein produces the protein MARLRFRVEINAPVDRVFGFIADGVNAPKWHPSIVSAERIEGTVLGVGSTVRYRARVGPLDLIWVTRAVEFEWNRGFRDVMVRVEKGPLAWYELTGIFKPGGRGTLVEMELDYRLSWGPIGPVLDSLVVARRISAHMHEGLQKAKKLLESGEWYPLA, from the coding sequence ATGGCGAGGCTCAGGTTCCGGGTGGAGATAAACGCGCCTGTAGACAGGGTGTTCGGGTTCATCGCGGATGGCGTGAACGCGCCAAAGTGGCATCCATCGATAGTCAGCGCTGAGAGGATAGAAGGCACGGTTCTAGGGGTCGGATCGACTGTCAGGTACCGGGCCAGAGTCGGGCCGCTAGACCTCATCTGGGTGACGAGGGCTGTGGAGTTCGAGTGGAATAGGGGGTTCCGAGACGTCATGGTTAGGGTTGAGAAGGGTCCCCTCGCCTGGTACGAGCTCACAGGCATATTCAAGCCGGGAGGCAGAGGGACCCTCGTGGAGATGGAGCTAGACTACAGGCTTTCATGGGGGCCGATCGGGCCGGTCCTCGACTCCCTCGTGGTTGCTAGGAGGATAAGCGCCCACATGCATGAAGGCCTACAGAAGGCGAAGAAGCTTCTAGAATCTGGGGAATGGTATCCACTGGCTTGA
- a CDS encoding GMC family oxidoreductase — MSGRLLAVLRSLSEAELGTVRPVEVFGEKMIPVIDRGPRKLLNTASLLVNLAPLKSKLKTFNRLSVEERREWLERLSPESLISDLIGMFEFLLLAAYYTDEGEAGKIGYRRSNRLPPVTECRHVELSASKGPGESYDVVVVGSGAGGAVVAWSLSREGYRVAVFEAGPEPRLEELYGEHPVYRALKYYWDSGLTFTWGVPSISLPFGRVLGGTVTVNSGTMFRVPEDALAEWRRETGVNIGLDELGEAYRIVEERLNVKPVPEALLGGNAMVMRRGAESLGLSHGPVRRPISGCRGLGECAFGCPCGGKVDMRLGFLREAVENGAEIYTGAVVEKILVGNGRAVGVVVRLGNVSRRIAARAVVVSAGALNTPRLLKKSGVGSRSLGRHLHIHPAAGVSAVMPEAIYGWRGTMQSYYVDDLLEEHHTLLLATFPPPGIGYSAASLPIGELANYPRLASIGVQTSDSCVGNVFGFRLFGVARYNLCTNDLEKVKAGIRLSAEILFAAGAEKVYPPLKRGRGVRSLSELDRLLESTGPRGYKLSAYHPMSTARMASDPDAGVVDGGGRVYGVENLYVADASVLPSTTRVNPQLTINAIALIISRSISRDLGGPR; from the coding sequence TTGTCTGGTAGGCTCCTAGCCGTTTTAAGGAGTCTCTCCGAGGCCGAGCTGGGTACTGTGAGGCCCGTTGAAGTATTCGGGGAGAAGATGATCCCCGTCATCGACAGGGGGCCTAGGAAGCTGTTGAACACGGCGTCTCTACTGGTTAACCTAGCCCCACTGAAGAGTAAGCTGAAGACCTTCAACAGGCTGAGCGTGGAGGAGAGGCGGGAGTGGCTGGAGAGGCTGAGTCCCGAGAGCTTGATCAGCGATTTGATCGGGATGTTCGAGTTCCTCCTGCTCGCAGCGTACTATACCGATGAAGGGGAGGCTGGGAAGATAGGTTACAGGAGGAGCAACCGTCTCCCGCCCGTCACCGAGTGTAGACACGTCGAGCTCTCCGCGTCCAAGGGGCCTGGAGAGAGTTATGACGTCGTGGTTGTCGGCAGCGGTGCTGGCGGTGCCGTCGTGGCGTGGAGCCTGTCGAGGGAGGGGTACCGTGTCGCAGTCTTCGAGGCGGGGCCGGAGCCCAGGCTTGAGGAACTGTACGGGGAGCACCCAGTCTACAGGGCTTTGAAGTATTATTGGGATAGTGGATTGACGTTCACCTGGGGAGTCCCTAGCATCAGTCTCCCCTTTGGAAGGGTCTTAGGCGGGACTGTAACCGTCAACTCCGGCACCATGTTCCGGGTCCCCGAGGACGCCTTGGCCGAGTGGAGGAGGGAGACGGGGGTGAACATCGGCCTTGACGAGCTAGGGGAGGCATATAGGATAGTCGAGGAGAGGCTCAATGTAAAGCCCGTCCCCGAGGCCCTCCTAGGCGGTAACGCGATGGTCATGAGGAGGGGCGCCGAGTCCCTAGGGCTCAGCCATGGCCCAGTTCGTAGGCCCATCTCCGGGTGCAGGGGGCTCGGGGAGTGCGCCTTCGGCTGTCCATGTGGTGGTAAGGTTGATATGAGGCTCGGCTTCCTGAGGGAGGCGGTTGAGAACGGGGCCGAGATCTATACCGGCGCCGTCGTCGAGAAGATACTCGTGGGGAATGGCAGGGCTGTCGGCGTGGTTGTTCGTTTAGGGAATGTATCGAGGAGGATCGCGGCTAGAGCCGTGGTTGTCTCTGCTGGCGCACTCAATACTCCAAGGCTGCTGAAGAAGTCCGGGGTCGGGTCTAGGAGCCTGGGGCGCCACCTCCATATACACCCGGCTGCTGGCGTCAGCGCCGTTATGCCGGAGGCCATCTATGGCTGGAGGGGTACCATGCAATCATACTACGTGGACGACCTCCTAGAGGAGCATCACACCCTGCTCCTGGCGACTTTCCCCCCGCCCGGCATTGGGTATAGTGCTGCGAGCCTCCCAATAGGCGAGCTAGCTAACTATCCGAGGCTGGCCTCTATCGGAGTCCAGACCAGTGATTCGTGCGTTGGCAATGTCTTCGGGTTCAGGCTCTTCGGCGTCGCCAGGTACAACCTATGCACGAACGACCTGGAGAAGGTGAAGGCCGGCATCAGGCTGTCGGCCGAGATCCTATTCGCGGCCGGCGCGGAGAAGGTCTATCCACCGTTGAAGAGGGGCCGGGGCGTTAGGAGTCTCTCCGAGCTCGATAGGCTCCTTGAGTCTACAGGGCCCCGGGGCTACAAGCTGAGCGCCTACCACCCCATGAGTACTGCCAGGATGGCTAGCGACCCCGATGCGGGTGTCGTCGACGGGGGTGGTAGGGTTTATGGAGTGGAGAACCTTTACGTGGCTGACGCCTCGGTCCTCCCGTCGACGACCCGGGTGAACCCACAGCTTACAATTAACGCCATTGCACTGATTATTTCGAGGAGTATCTCTAGGGACTTGGGTGGCCCGAGGTGA
- a CDS encoding HAD family hydrolase: MTVAERVPLVESGCRLRLVMFDLDGTIIDTMEVYAGLASQIVSNIVRGFDEDYVREVYLATAGRSFRDQLQAMGVPGEMIEGIAARFEESKIKSLRDVKPAGRVVERIKLLKRSGLRVALSTNNECRVIEGLDWVKGLFDYILCHDPDRGIGKGKPHLEMLLEAGFRRCEIVFVGDSDYDLEVYRPLGVKTLRTRGLWRADDNTVEEILELAGRGGGTL; the protein is encoded by the coding sequence ATGACGGTTGCAGAGAGGGTCCCTCTAGTGGAGTCTGGGTGTAGGCTGAGGCTTGTAATGTTTGACCTAGATGGCACCATCATCGACACCATGGAGGTGTACGCAGGGCTAGCCTCCCAGATAGTCTCCAACATTGTTAGAGGCTTTGACGAAGACTATGTCAGGGAGGTGTACTTGGCCACGGCTGGCCGTAGCTTCCGAGACCAGCTACAGGCGATGGGTGTGCCGGGGGAGATGATAGAAGGAATCGCCGCCCGCTTCGAGGAATCCAAGATCAAGTCTCTGAGAGATGTGAAGCCCGCCGGGAGGGTCGTCGAGAGGATTAAACTGTTGAAGCGCTCCGGCCTGAGGGTAGCGCTCTCGACTAACAACGAGTGCAGGGTCATAGAGGGCCTAGACTGGGTTAAGGGGCTCTTCGACTATATACTCTGCCACGACCCCGACAGGGGGATTGGGAAGGGCAAGCCCCACCTGGAGATGCTCCTGGAGGCCGGCTTTAGGAGGTGCGAGATCGTCTTCGTGGGAGACAGTGATTACGACCTAGAAGTCTACAGGCCTCTGGGGGTCAAGACTCTGAGGACCCGTGGATTGTGGCGTGCAGACGATAATACCGTCGAAGAGATACTAGAGCTAGCCGGCAGGGGTGGAGGGACCCTCTAG
- a CDS encoding phage Gp37/Gp68 family protein: MDDVCKITLTWNPVTGCLHDCTYCYARRLVETRLKDTRKYRDVGFKPKLHRYELRRRFKPGSYVFVSDMGDLFGDWVPRDWIALVLNTIRKNKGTRFLLLTKNPSRYHEFLDSMPGNVVLGATIETNRDELARSLSKAPPPSERYRAMAGLEWREKLVVVEPILDFDQETLTRWIARIEPRGVYIGYDNWGNKLQEPPLEKTLNLIKSLEELGLKVCRGTIRKAWYQP; this comes from the coding sequence ATGGACGACGTCTGCAAGATAACCCTCACGTGGAACCCAGTCACCGGGTGCCTACACGACTGCACCTACTGCTACGCCCGTAGGCTCGTTGAAACACGGCTCAAGGACACCAGGAAGTATAGGGATGTGGGATTCAAGCCGAAGCTACACAGGTACGAGCTGAGGCGGAGGTTCAAGCCCGGCTCCTACGTGTTCGTGAGCGACATGGGAGACCTCTTCGGAGACTGGGTGCCCAGGGATTGGATAGCCCTCGTACTAAACACGATCAGGAAGAACAAGGGCACCCGGTTCCTCCTATTAACCAAGAACCCCTCCAGGTACCATGAGTTCCTAGACTCCATGCCCGGCAACGTGGTGCTCGGCGCAACAATAGAAACCAACAGGGACGAACTCGCCAGGAGCCTCTCAAAGGCCCCACCGCCCAGCGAGAGATACAGGGCCATGGCGGGGCTAGAGTGGAGGGAGAAGCTAGTGGTGGTCGAGCCAATACTAGACTTCGACCAGGAAACCCTAACCAGGTGGATAGCCAGGATAGAGCCCCGGGGAGTATACATAGGATACGACAACTGGGGCAACAAGCTACAAGAGCCACCACTAGAGAAGACCCTAAACCTAATCAAAAGCCTTGAAGAGCTAGGGTTAAAGGTATGCAGGGGCACCATCAGGAAAGCATGGTACCAGCCATAA